ACTGGCGAATCCGAATATAAAAAAGGATAAATATCAGGATTATGATATTGTTTATGTTGTAGCTGAAACTGAATCGTTCTTGATAGACAAGAATTGGATTTCGGTTTTCGGAGAAATCGCAATGGTGCAGGAACCTGATTCCAACGATTTTGGGTGGGGAGAAAATACAGACTATAGTCGTTCTTATTGTTGGTTAATGCTTTTCAAAGACGGTAACCGTATTGATTTACATATACAAGTCAAAGAAGTAATGAATGAAGAATACACAACAGACAGTTTAACTGTTCCACTTTTAGATAAGGATAATATTTTACCACAAATACCGCCTGCAAATGATAAAGGCTATTGGATACAAAAACCTAACAAGTCCAAATATGATGCCTGTTGCAATGAATTTTGGTGGTGTCTTAACAATGTTGCAAAGGGTATTGTACGAGACCAATTTCCCTATGCCATGAGAATGTATAATGAAATAGTTCACAAAGAGCTTGATAGAATGATTGAGTGGTATATCGGTACAAAAACAGAATTTTCTGTTTCAGTTGGAATGTGGGGAAAATATTTTAAAAAGTATCTTCCAGCAGAGACTTACGAGTTATATACAAAAACCTATTTAAATTACGAAAAGCTCTGGACGGCAATTTTTGCAGCTTGTGAACTTTTTCGTACTGTTGCTTCTGAGGTAGGCAGACACTTCGGGTATGTATATAACCAAAGCGACGATTACAATATGATGAAATATTTGACTAAAATGAAAAATAACGAAAGTTAATAACGGAAATAGAGACTATGCATTGCAACTATTTTAGAGGTGTGAATTTGAGAGTAATATTAGGTGCTGGGCAAACAAGATATGATGGTTGGATATCAACTCAGGAAAATGAGTTAAATTTACTTTCTATAGATGATTGGAATAGATTATTTTCAGAAAAAAGTATAGATGTTATGTTGGCAGAACACGTATGGGAACATTTAACATACGAAGAGGGTATATTAGCTGCAATAAACTGTTATAAATATTTAAAACCGGGTGGTTATATTCGATGCGCTGTTCCTGATAAAAACTTCCGTAACGATTGGTATCAAAATATGGTTCAAGTGGGTGGCCCGGGATCTATCGAACATCCTGCTGCTACTCATAAAATAGTTTATGATTATCAAACTTTAGAAAATGTATTTAAAAGTGCAGGTTTTATAGTTTCATTGCTTGAATACTGTGATGAAACTGGAAATTTTTATTATACATATTGGAACGAGAACGATGGAATGATTGGACGTTCTTTCAGATTTGACACAAGAAATTCTATAGAAAAGCTTGGTATGGTTTCAATTATTATTGATGCAAAGAAACCTCTTATTATTAAAGTTTAATTTTAAATGGGTATGGAAAACTTAAAAGTAAAAGATAGGCTTAGTTTTTGAGGGTTTTTTATGAAAATTAGAGAGAGAGCAAAGCAACTAAAAAAAGATATTCCAGCAGTTTTTTTGGCATTGAATAAAAAAGAAACACCCTGGTTAGCAAGGATTTTAGGAATTATAACAATAGGATATGCTTTGTCTCCAATTGACCTAATTCCTGATTTCATTCCTATTCTTGGATATCTTGATGATGTAATAATATTACCGTTACTGGTAGCAGCAACGGTAAAGGCTATACCAAGAGAGTTAATTGAACAATGCCGGCTTGAATCAGAGCAGTTATGGAAAGATGGTAAACCTAAAAGATGGTATTTTGCAATACCAATAATACTAATATGGGTTATAATTGTTGCTTTAATTATAAAAGCATTATTATAATTGCGAATTAATAATAAGGATTTTATCTCTACCGACATTCAGTAAAATGGTGTGCTTTTTTGATTACACTAAAATACCGCTTTTTAGAAAGTCTTATTTAAATTTAATTTTAGAAATTGGAGATTGAGAATGACAAAACAAAAGCACAGTGAAGCGAGAAAACTCTATGATAATATATTAAAGTACAGCACTCATGAGATTGCTGAAAAAATTGCTTATGATACAGATTTAATACCATCATCAAGCAACAGTGAAAAATCAGAATGGGTAAAATACGTTTCTTCTGAACTTGAGAAACATTTTGAGGAACATACAATAAAGAATATACGAATGAGTTGTTACTGCAATGAAAATGGAAAATTAGACGAATCAAAAGAATTCATTAGAAATATATATAAATCCTCAAATACTATGGCGGATTTTGTTAATAAAATGAATGAATACGGGGCAGGGTGGTACATAGAAGATGGATGTCTGTTCACCAAATATTTTTCTTGCCCATGTCCTATGCTTGAAAGTGTTGATGTTTTACCCACAAA
This region of Clostridium sp. BNL1100 genomic DNA includes:
- a CDS encoding aminoglycoside 6-adenylyltransferase is translated as MRTEQEMFDLILDVAKADERIRAVYMNGSLANPNIKKDKYQDYDIVYVVAETESFLIDKNWISVFGEIAMVQEPDSNDFGWGENTDYSRSYCWLMLFKDGNRIDLHIQVKEVMNEEYTTDSLTVPLLDKDNILPQIPPANDKGYWIQKPNKSKYDACCNEFWWCLNNVAKGIVRDQFPYAMRMYNEIVHKELDRMIEWYIGTKTEFSVSVGMWGKYFKKYLPAETYELYTKTYLNYEKLWTAIFAACELFRTVASEVGRHFGYVYNQSDDYNMMKYLTKMKNNES
- a CDS encoding YkvA family protein gives rise to the protein MKIRERAKQLKKDIPAVFLALNKKETPWLARILGIITIGYALSPIDLIPDFIPILGYLDDVIILPLLVAATVKAIPRELIEQCRLESEQLWKDGKPKRWYFAIPIILIWVIIVALIIKALL
- a CDS encoding DUF6144 family protein — protein: MTKQKHSEARKLYDNILKYSTHEIAEKIAYDTDLIPSSSNSEKSEWVKYVSSELEKHFEEHTIKNIRMSCYCNENGKLDESKEFIRNIYKSSNTMADFVNKMNEYGAGWYIEDGCLFTKYFSCPCPMLESVDVLPTKTWCYCTVGYNKQIFEYTFDCEVEIELLESIKTGSKQCLMKVITHNKDIIK